A region from the Drosophila bipectinata strain 14024-0381.07 chromosome 3R, DbipHiC1v2, whole genome shotgun sequence genome encodes:
- the Tim17b1 gene encoding probable mitochondrial import inner membrane translocase subunit Tim17 1 — protein MEEYNREPCPFRVIEDCGGAFAMGAVCGGVFQAIKGFRNAPSGFGHRIAGSVAAVRAKSARVGGNFAVWGATFSAIDCTLVFIRQREDPWNSIISGAATGGVLAARTGLYSMMSSALVGGIILALIEGVGIAVARYSADTYRQMSPVERYEIFKQQQFQLQQNQKSSGFTSFCSDFPEANPSSM, from the exons ATGGAGGAGTACAACCGGGAACCGTGTCCCTTTCGCGTCATCGAGGACTGCGGGGGAGCCTTCGCCATGGGCGCTGTGTGCGGAGGAGTCTTCCAGGCCATCAAGGGATTTCGCAACGCCCCCTCGGGTTTCGGGCACCGCATTGCCGGAAGTGTGGCTGCAGTGAGGGCCAAATCGGCCCGCGTGGGTGGCAACTTTGCGGTGTGGGGCGCCACATTCAGCGCCATCGATTGCACTCTGGTATTTATCCGTCAGAGGGAGGATCCATGGAACTCGATTATAAGCGGAGCGGCTACTGGAGGCGTCCTGGCAGCCAGGACAGGCTTGTACTCCATGATGAGCAGTGCCTTAGTGGGTGGTATTATCTTGGCTCTGATTGAGGGCGTGGGCATTGCCGTGGCCAGGTACTCGGCGGACACCTATCGCCAGATGTCACCGGTAGAGCGTTATGAAATtttcaaacaacaacaattccagctccaacaaAATCAGAAGTCATCAGGATTCACCTCCTTCTGCAGCGATTTTCCAGAG GCGAATCCATCATCGATGTAA